A window of the Tenebrio molitor chromosome 1, icTenMoli1.1, whole genome shotgun sequence genome harbors these coding sequences:
- the LOC138141284 gene encoding trichohyalin-like isoform X2: MFAFAFLGLHNVVHNLNLTRLNFKVTATGHSLVSKQDLYKKKMEGEVFSDGCINKKKRKSKENSQSEFFSDEGSHRKEKKKLKRDLLGEERVFKEETPIEGSQSPQKKHRKEIDLEDRQEEVLLFSESVSASELNGWLFGEKKKKKKKHDESRETESESNPNGALKLKKKKKHRDETRESGMLDDFHISVDHLFMRESTPIKEKTKGYSDQFEELRKDERNQSKESKKKKKKKHDQSRGTESESNDSALKLKKKKECSDKTRESGILDDSHIGLDNLFMMESTPTKKKKERHGDQFEELRKDESSQLEESIKEEPFSPLKEKKKKHTKNAEVQLDERKKKHDESRGAESESNNSAQKLKRKKERSDKTKESGISDDSNIGLDNLFMMEPTPRKKKKQRHGDQSEELRKDGRSQLEEPIKEPFSPPKKKKKRLKSDESVMSIDFSILAENLDTSVEDVMMKTKKKKHRNKNIVEEHGSQVGLERGESLVFDNAENVDDGPVKNNICANGKTITENSYNDGGSKKSKETQSGKDNSPCAKTESNSSGGMSGTTVSPQKMVKGEKHTKNKFKKLLADLEVNDYCKPKSKLARRRQSVFVESTSANHELSPTPCQSEVCENKSLEELLENMEDEYRLDERELNRLNDLSVLLPWVIPPLHLIETRVTLSPTASQKVLIEALDIDVKMGKFSHLEDEQIKKNWDEFCELHDIPHEPTPFLVLVNKDLFRERLKFVQFLAHGLENRLLCSVYKRFKRLFSNQKHKSGRFTAQENWVIVEYMTKTCSRTPYADLARILNRDKLAVEKRCARLLGKKEPVKWNLKKIGEFMGHLADITDVSDPNELKYRPISTEEWQELSEVLKVPVMKLRRAWLCTIHPRLFVKKSMKYNVIKENLVVRMIENHETDWRTVNWDEIAKDFEGFTGAKLNKLIKELVSYHVPKEKQSNLKESLQFLNENVIKQNQLRNHKLRKIKMRQL, from the exons atgtttgcgtttgcgttCCTTGGACTACATAATGtggtacataacctcaatctaACAcgcttaaattttaaagtgaCGGCCACGGGCCACTCTTTGGTGAGTAAACaagatttatataaaaaaaaaatggaaggtGAAGTGTTCAGTGACGGCTGTattaacaagaaaaaaaggaaGTCCAAGGAAAATTCACAATCAGAGTTTTTTTCGGATGAAGGGTCACATagaaaggaaaaaaagaaattgaaacgagATTTATTAGGTGAAGAACGTGTGTTTAAAGAAGAGACGCCAATTGAGGGTAGCCAGTCGCCCCAAAAAAAGCACAGGAAGGAGATAGACCTTGAAGACAGACAGGAAGAAGTTTTGCTTTTTAGTGAGTCAGTGTCGGCAAGTGAGTTAAATGGTTGGTTATTTGgggagaaaaagaaaaaaaagaagaaacacGATGAAAGCAGAGAAACAGAAAGTGAGAGTAACCCTAATGGTGCACTAAAgttaaaaaagaagaagaaacacAGAGATGAAACTAGAGAAAGTGGAATGTTGGACGATTTTCATATTAGTGTAGATCATTTATTTATGAGGGAATCTACACCAATAAAGGAGAAAACAAAAGGATATAGTGATCAATTTGAAGAACTGAGAAAAGATGAAAGGAATCAGTCGAAAGAgtcaaaaaagaagaaaaaaaagaaacatgatcaAAGCAGAGGAACAGAAAGTGAAAGTAACGATAGTGCACTAAAGTTAAAAAAGAAGAAGGAATGCAGTGATAAAACTAGAGAAAGTGGCATATTGGATGATTCTCATATTGGTTtagacaatttatttatgatgGAATCTACACcaacaaagaagaaaaaagaaagacaTGGTGATCAATTTGAAGAACTGAGAAAAGATGAAAGTAGTCAGTTGGAAGAGTCAATTAAAGAAGAACCTTTTAGTCctctaaaagaaaaaaagaaaaaacatacAAAGAATGCTGAGGTACAATTggatgaaagaaaaaagaaacatgatgaaaGCAGAGGAGCAGAAAGTGAGAGTAACAATAGTGCACAAAAGTTAAAAAGGAAGAAGGAACGCAGTGATAAAACGAAAGAAAGTGGCATATCGGATGATTCTAATATTGGTTtagacaatttatttatgatgGAACCTACAccaagaaagaagaaaaaacaaagacaTGGTGATCAATCTGAAGAACTGAGAAAAGATGGAAGGAGTCAGTTGGAAGAGCCAATTAAAGAACCTTTTAGtcctccaaaaaaaaagaaaaaacgttTGAAATCAGATGAAAGTGTAATGTCAATTGATTTTTCCATTCTGGCTGAAAATTTAGACACATCTGTGGAGGATGTGAtgatgaaaacaaaaaagaagaaacacAGGAATAAAAATATAGTTGAAGAACATGGAAGTCAAGTAGGATTAGAAAGAGGAGAAAGTTTAGTTTTTGATAATGCAGAAAATGTGGATGATGGAccagttaaaaataatatttgtgcAAACGGGAAAACAATTACAgaaaactcgtataatgatGGTGgctcaaaaaaatctaaggAAACCCAATCGGGCAAAGACAATTCCCCATGTGCCAAAACTGAGAGTAATTCATCAGGAG GAATGAGTGGTACAACTGTAAGTCCCCAAAAAATGGTAAAAGGAgaaaaacacacaaaaaataaatttaagaagTTGTTAGCAGATTTGGAGGTCAATGATTACTGCAAACCTAAAAGTAAGTTGGCGAGACGAAGACAGTCAGTTTTTGTGGAGAGTACCAGTGCCAATCATGAATTATCACCAACACCATGCCAGTCTGAAGTATGTGAGAACAAATCTTTGGAAGAACTTTTAGAAAATATGGAAGATGAGTACAGATTAGACGAAAGGGAACTGAAC AGGTTGAACGATTTGTCCGTGTTGTTACCGTGGGTGATTCCACCACTGCATTTGATTGAAACCAGAGTGACTCTATCCCCTACGGCGTCTCAGAAAGTGCTGATAGAAGCACTTGACATTGACGTCAAAATGGGGAAATTTAGTCATCTGGAAGATGAACAAATCAAGAAAAATTGGGACGAATTTTGCGAA ctTCACGACATTCCTCACGAACCTACACCCTTTCTAGTTCTCGTAAATAAAGATCTTTTTAGAGAACGATTAAAGTTCGTACAGTTTCTGGCGCATGGGTTAGAGAACCGTTTATTGTGTTCAGTATATAAAAGGTTCAAAAGACTCTTTTCCAATCAGAAACACAAAAGCGGGAG ATTCACAGCGCAAGAAAACTGGGTCATTGTCGAATATATGACAAAAACGTGTAGTCGAACCCCTTACGCCGACCTGGCGAGAATTTTGAACCGCGACAAATTGGCGGTTGAAAAAAGATGTGCGAGGTTGCTTGGCAAaa AGGAACCAGTCAAGTGGAACCTGAAGAAAATCGGAGAGTTCATGGGCCACCTCGCGGACATTACCGATGTCTCCGACCCCAACGAGTTGAAGTACAGGCCGATCTCTACCGAGGAATGGCAGGAACTGTCGGAAGTGCTCAAAGTACCGGTGATGAAATTGCGCCGTGCCTGGCTTTGTACAATACACCCTCGGCTTTTTGTAAAGAAATCGATGAAATATAACGTCATCAAAGAAAACCTAGTTGTTCG tatgATTGAAAACCACGAAACTGATTGGCGGACCGTCAATTGGGACGAAATAGCTAAAGATTTCGAGGGATTCACCGGTGCCAAGTTGAACAAATTGATCAAAGAGTTGGTTAGTTACCATGTCCCCAAGGAAAAGCAAAGCAATTTAAAAG AGAGTCTGCAGTTTTTGAACGAAAATGTGATAAAACAGAACCAGCTTCGGAATCACAAgctaagaaaaataaaaatgcgtcAGTTATGA
- the LOC138141284 gene encoding biorientation of chromosomes in cell division protein 1-like 1 isoform X3 gives MFAFAFLGLHNVVHNLNLTRLNFKVTATGHSLVSKQDLYKKKMEGEVFSDGCINKKKRKSKENSQSEFFSDEGSHRKEKKKLKRDLLGEERVFKEETPIEGSQSPQKKHRKEIDLEDRQEEVLLFSESVSASELNGWLFGEKKKKKKKHDESRETESESNPNGALKLKKKKKHRDETRESGMLDDFHISVDHLFMRESTPIKEKTKGYSDQFEELRKDERNQSKESKKKKKKKHDQSRGTESESNDSALKLKKKKECSDKTRESGILDDSHIGLDNLFMMESTPTKKKKERHGDQFEELRKDESSQLEESIKEEPFSPLKEKKKKHTKNAEVQLDERKKKHDESRGAESESNNSAQKLKRKKERSDKTKESGISDDSNIGLDNLFMMEPTPRKKKKQRHGDQSEELRKDGRSQLEEPIKEPFSPPKKKKKRLKSDESVMSIDFSILAENLDTSVEDVMMKTKKKKHRNKNIVEEHGSQVGLERGESLVFDNAENVDDGPVKNNICANGKTITENSYNDGGSKKSKETQSGKDNSPCAKTESNSSGGSNFTINMHEDTSEILGMSGTTKLLADLEVNDYCKPKSKLARRRQSVFVESTSANHELSPTPCQSEVCENKSLEELLENMEDEYRLDERELNRLNDLSVLLPWVIPPLHLIETRVTLSPTASQKVLIEALDIDVKMGKFSHLEDEQIKKNWDEFCELHDIPHEPTPFLVLVNKDLFRERLKFVQFLAHGLENRLLCSVYKRFKRLFSNQKHKSGRFTAQENWVIVEYMTKTCSRTPYADLARILNRDKLAVEKRCARLLGKKEPVKWNLKKIGEFMGHLADITDVSDPNELKYRPISTEEWQELSEVLKVPVMKLRRAWLCTIHPRLFVKKSMKYNVIKENLVVRMIENHETDWRTVNWDEIAKDFEGFTGAKLNKLIKELVSYHVPKEKQSNLKESLQFLNENVIKQNQLRNHKLRKIKMRQL, from the exons atgtttgcgtttgcgttCCTTGGACTACATAATGtggtacataacctcaatctaACAcgcttaaattttaaagtgaCGGCCACGGGCCACTCTTTGGTGAGTAAACaagatttatataaaaaaaaaatggaaggtGAAGTGTTCAGTGACGGCTGTattaacaagaaaaaaaggaaGTCCAAGGAAAATTCACAATCAGAGTTTTTTTCGGATGAAGGGTCACATagaaaggaaaaaaagaaattgaaacgagATTTATTAGGTGAAGAACGTGTGTTTAAAGAAGAGACGCCAATTGAGGGTAGCCAGTCGCCCCAAAAAAAGCACAGGAAGGAGATAGACCTTGAAGACAGACAGGAAGAAGTTTTGCTTTTTAGTGAGTCAGTGTCGGCAAGTGAGTTAAATGGTTGGTTATTTGgggagaaaaagaaaaaaaagaagaaacacGATGAAAGCAGAGAAACAGAAAGTGAGAGTAACCCTAATGGTGCACTAAAgttaaaaaagaagaagaaacacAGAGATGAAACTAGAGAAAGTGGAATGTTGGACGATTTTCATATTAGTGTAGATCATTTATTTATGAGGGAATCTACACCAATAAAGGAGAAAACAAAAGGATATAGTGATCAATTTGAAGAACTGAGAAAAGATGAAAGGAATCAGTCGAAAGAgtcaaaaaagaagaaaaaaaagaaacatgatcaAAGCAGAGGAACAGAAAGTGAAAGTAACGATAGTGCACTAAAGTTAAAAAAGAAGAAGGAATGCAGTGATAAAACTAGAGAAAGTGGCATATTGGATGATTCTCATATTGGTTtagacaatttatttatgatgGAATCTACACcaacaaagaagaaaaaagaaagacaTGGTGATCAATTTGAAGAACTGAGAAAAGATGAAAGTAGTCAGTTGGAAGAGTCAATTAAAGAAGAACCTTTTAGTCctctaaaagaaaaaaagaaaaaacatacAAAGAATGCTGAGGTACAATTggatgaaagaaaaaagaaacatgatgaaaGCAGAGGAGCAGAAAGTGAGAGTAACAATAGTGCACAAAAGTTAAAAAGGAAGAAGGAACGCAGTGATAAAACGAAAGAAAGTGGCATATCGGATGATTCTAATATTGGTTtagacaatttatttatgatgGAACCTACAccaagaaagaagaaaaaacaaagacaTGGTGATCAATCTGAAGAACTGAGAAAAGATGGAAGGAGTCAGTTGGAAGAGCCAATTAAAGAACCTTTTAGtcctccaaaaaaaaagaaaaaacgttTGAAATCAGATGAAAGTGTAATGTCAATTGATTTTTCCATTCTGGCTGAAAATTTAGACACATCTGTGGAGGATGTGAtgatgaaaacaaaaaagaagaaacacAGGAATAAAAATATAGTTGAAGAACATGGAAGTCAAGTAGGATTAGAAAGAGGAGAAAGTTTAGTTTTTGATAATGCAGAAAATGTGGATGATGGAccagttaaaaataatatttgtgcAAACGGGAAAACAATTACAgaaaactcgtataatgatGGTGgctcaaaaaaatctaaggAAACCCAATCGGGCAAAGACAATTCCCCATGTGCCAAAACTGAGAGTAATTCATCAGGAGGTAGTAATTTTACAATTAACATGCATGAAGATACGAGTGAAATTTTAGGAATGAGTGGTACAACT aagTTGTTAGCAGATTTGGAGGTCAATGATTACTGCAAACCTAAAAGTAAGTTGGCGAGACGAAGACAGTCAGTTTTTGTGGAGAGTACCAGTGCCAATCATGAATTATCACCAACACCATGCCAGTCTGAAGTATGTGAGAACAAATCTTTGGAAGAACTTTTAGAAAATATGGAAGATGAGTACAGATTAGACGAAAGGGAACTGAAC AGGTTGAACGATTTGTCCGTGTTGTTACCGTGGGTGATTCCACCACTGCATTTGATTGAAACCAGAGTGACTCTATCCCCTACGGCGTCTCAGAAAGTGCTGATAGAAGCACTTGACATTGACGTCAAAATGGGGAAATTTAGTCATCTGGAAGATGAACAAATCAAGAAAAATTGGGACGAATTTTGCGAA ctTCACGACATTCCTCACGAACCTACACCCTTTCTAGTTCTCGTAAATAAAGATCTTTTTAGAGAACGATTAAAGTTCGTACAGTTTCTGGCGCATGGGTTAGAGAACCGTTTATTGTGTTCAGTATATAAAAGGTTCAAAAGACTCTTTTCCAATCAGAAACACAAAAGCGGGAG ATTCACAGCGCAAGAAAACTGGGTCATTGTCGAATATATGACAAAAACGTGTAGTCGAACCCCTTACGCCGACCTGGCGAGAATTTTGAACCGCGACAAATTGGCGGTTGAAAAAAGATGTGCGAGGTTGCTTGGCAAaa AGGAACCAGTCAAGTGGAACCTGAAGAAAATCGGAGAGTTCATGGGCCACCTCGCGGACATTACCGATGTCTCCGACCCCAACGAGTTGAAGTACAGGCCGATCTCTACCGAGGAATGGCAGGAACTGTCGGAAGTGCTCAAAGTACCGGTGATGAAATTGCGCCGTGCCTGGCTTTGTACAATACACCCTCGGCTTTTTGTAAAGAAATCGATGAAATATAACGTCATCAAAGAAAACCTAGTTGTTCG tatgATTGAAAACCACGAAACTGATTGGCGGACCGTCAATTGGGACGAAATAGCTAAAGATTTCGAGGGATTCACCGGTGCCAAGTTGAACAAATTGATCAAAGAGTTGGTTAGTTACCATGTCCCCAAGGAAAAGCAAAGCAATTTAAAAG AGAGTCTGCAGTTTTTGAACGAAAATGTGATAAAACAGAACCAGCTTCGGAATCACAAgctaagaaaaataaaaatgcgtcAGTTATGA
- the LOC138141284 gene encoding peptidyl-prolyl cis-trans isomerase G-like isoform X4, whose amino-acid sequence MFAFAFLGLHNVVHNLNLTRLNFKVTATGHSLVSKQDLYKKKMEGEVFSDGCINKKKRKSKENSQSEFFSDEGSHRKEKKKLKRDLLGEERVFKEETPIEGSQSPQKKHRKEIDLEDRQEEVLLFSESVSASELNGWLFGEKKKKKKKHDESRETESESNPNGALKLKKKKKHRDETRESGMLDDFHISVDHLFMRESTPIKEKTKGYSDQFEELRKDERNQSKESKKKKKKKHDQSRGTESESNDSALKLKKKKECSDKTRESGILDDSHIGLDNLFMMESTPTKKKKERHGDQFEELRKDESSQLEESIKEEPFSPLKEKKKKHTKNAEVQLDERKKKHDESRGAESESNNSAQKLKRKKERSDKTKESGISDDSNIGLDNLFMMEPTPRKKKKQRHGDQSEELRKDGRSQLEEPIKEPFSPPKKKKKRLKSDESVMSIDFSILAENLDTSVEDVMMKTKKKKHRNKNIVEEHGSQVGLERGESLVFDNAENVDDGPVKNNICANGKTITENSYNDGGSKKSKETQSGKDNSPCAKTESNSSGGMSGTTKLLADLEVNDYCKPKSKLARRRQSVFVESTSANHELSPTPCQSEVCENKSLEELLENMEDEYRLDERELNRLNDLSVLLPWVIPPLHLIETRVTLSPTASQKVLIEALDIDVKMGKFSHLEDEQIKKNWDEFCELHDIPHEPTPFLVLVNKDLFRERLKFVQFLAHGLENRLLCSVYKRFKRLFSNQKHKSGRFTAQENWVIVEYMTKTCSRTPYADLARILNRDKLAVEKRCARLLGKKEPVKWNLKKIGEFMGHLADITDVSDPNELKYRPISTEEWQELSEVLKVPVMKLRRAWLCTIHPRLFVKKSMKYNVIKENLVVRMIENHETDWRTVNWDEIAKDFEGFTGAKLNKLIKELVSYHVPKEKQSNLKESLQFLNENVIKQNQLRNHKLRKIKMRQL is encoded by the exons atgtttgcgtttgcgttCCTTGGACTACATAATGtggtacataacctcaatctaACAcgcttaaattttaaagtgaCGGCCACGGGCCACTCTTTGGTGAGTAAACaagatttatataaaaaaaaaatggaaggtGAAGTGTTCAGTGACGGCTGTattaacaagaaaaaaaggaaGTCCAAGGAAAATTCACAATCAGAGTTTTTTTCGGATGAAGGGTCACATagaaaggaaaaaaagaaattgaaacgagATTTATTAGGTGAAGAACGTGTGTTTAAAGAAGAGACGCCAATTGAGGGTAGCCAGTCGCCCCAAAAAAAGCACAGGAAGGAGATAGACCTTGAAGACAGACAGGAAGAAGTTTTGCTTTTTAGTGAGTCAGTGTCGGCAAGTGAGTTAAATGGTTGGTTATTTGgggagaaaaagaaaaaaaagaagaaacacGATGAAAGCAGAGAAACAGAAAGTGAGAGTAACCCTAATGGTGCACTAAAgttaaaaaagaagaagaaacacAGAGATGAAACTAGAGAAAGTGGAATGTTGGACGATTTTCATATTAGTGTAGATCATTTATTTATGAGGGAATCTACACCAATAAAGGAGAAAACAAAAGGATATAGTGATCAATTTGAAGAACTGAGAAAAGATGAAAGGAATCAGTCGAAAGAgtcaaaaaagaagaaaaaaaagaaacatgatcaAAGCAGAGGAACAGAAAGTGAAAGTAACGATAGTGCACTAAAGTTAAAAAAGAAGAAGGAATGCAGTGATAAAACTAGAGAAAGTGGCATATTGGATGATTCTCATATTGGTTtagacaatttatttatgatgGAATCTACACcaacaaagaagaaaaaagaaagacaTGGTGATCAATTTGAAGAACTGAGAAAAGATGAAAGTAGTCAGTTGGAAGAGTCAATTAAAGAAGAACCTTTTAGTCctctaaaagaaaaaaagaaaaaacatacAAAGAATGCTGAGGTACAATTggatgaaagaaaaaagaaacatgatgaaaGCAGAGGAGCAGAAAGTGAGAGTAACAATAGTGCACAAAAGTTAAAAAGGAAGAAGGAACGCAGTGATAAAACGAAAGAAAGTGGCATATCGGATGATTCTAATATTGGTTtagacaatttatttatgatgGAACCTACAccaagaaagaagaaaaaacaaagacaTGGTGATCAATCTGAAGAACTGAGAAAAGATGGAAGGAGTCAGTTGGAAGAGCCAATTAAAGAACCTTTTAGtcctccaaaaaaaaagaaaaaacgttTGAAATCAGATGAAAGTGTAATGTCAATTGATTTTTCCATTCTGGCTGAAAATTTAGACACATCTGTGGAGGATGTGAtgatgaaaacaaaaaagaagaaacacAGGAATAAAAATATAGTTGAAGAACATGGAAGTCAAGTAGGATTAGAAAGAGGAGAAAGTTTAGTTTTTGATAATGCAGAAAATGTGGATGATGGAccagttaaaaataatatttgtgcAAACGGGAAAACAATTACAgaaaactcgtataatgatGGTGgctcaaaaaaatctaaggAAACCCAATCGGGCAAAGACAATTCCCCATGTGCCAAAACTGAGAGTAATTCATCAGGAG GAATGAGTGGTACAACT aagTTGTTAGCAGATTTGGAGGTCAATGATTACTGCAAACCTAAAAGTAAGTTGGCGAGACGAAGACAGTCAGTTTTTGTGGAGAGTACCAGTGCCAATCATGAATTATCACCAACACCATGCCAGTCTGAAGTATGTGAGAACAAATCTTTGGAAGAACTTTTAGAAAATATGGAAGATGAGTACAGATTAGACGAAAGGGAACTGAAC AGGTTGAACGATTTGTCCGTGTTGTTACCGTGGGTGATTCCACCACTGCATTTGATTGAAACCAGAGTGACTCTATCCCCTACGGCGTCTCAGAAAGTGCTGATAGAAGCACTTGACATTGACGTCAAAATGGGGAAATTTAGTCATCTGGAAGATGAACAAATCAAGAAAAATTGGGACGAATTTTGCGAA ctTCACGACATTCCTCACGAACCTACACCCTTTCTAGTTCTCGTAAATAAAGATCTTTTTAGAGAACGATTAAAGTTCGTACAGTTTCTGGCGCATGGGTTAGAGAACCGTTTATTGTGTTCAGTATATAAAAGGTTCAAAAGACTCTTTTCCAATCAGAAACACAAAAGCGGGAG ATTCACAGCGCAAGAAAACTGGGTCATTGTCGAATATATGACAAAAACGTGTAGTCGAACCCCTTACGCCGACCTGGCGAGAATTTTGAACCGCGACAAATTGGCGGTTGAAAAAAGATGTGCGAGGTTGCTTGGCAAaa AGGAACCAGTCAAGTGGAACCTGAAGAAAATCGGAGAGTTCATGGGCCACCTCGCGGACATTACCGATGTCTCCGACCCCAACGAGTTGAAGTACAGGCCGATCTCTACCGAGGAATGGCAGGAACTGTCGGAAGTGCTCAAAGTACCGGTGATGAAATTGCGCCGTGCCTGGCTTTGTACAATACACCCTCGGCTTTTTGTAAAGAAATCGATGAAATATAACGTCATCAAAGAAAACCTAGTTGTTCG tatgATTGAAAACCACGAAACTGATTGGCGGACCGTCAATTGGGACGAAATAGCTAAAGATTTCGAGGGATTCACCGGTGCCAAGTTGAACAAATTGATCAAAGAGTTGGTTAGTTACCATGTCCCCAAGGAAAAGCAAAGCAATTTAAAAG AGAGTCTGCAGTTTTTGAACGAAAATGTGATAAAACAGAACCAGCTTCGGAATCACAAgctaagaaaaataaaaatgcgtcAGTTATGA